A part of Dethiosulfovibrio peptidovorans genomic DNA contains:
- a CDS encoding iron transporter FeoA: MTLDEVRPGSTVRLVRNGAKGSVGQRLLDMGFYKGISITVVRNAPLVDPVEFLLGRQHVTVRHSEAALIEVVPE, encoded by the coding sequence GTGACGTTGGACGAGGTACGGCCCGGAAGCACTGTTCGGCTAGTTCGAAACGGTGCCAAGGGGAGCGTCGGTCAGAGATTGTTGGATATGGGCTTTTACAAAGGGATTTCCATTACGGTGGTTCGTAACGCCCCCCTTGTGGATCCGGTGGAGTTTTTGCTTGGACGGCAGCACGTGACAGTTCGTCATTCAGAGGCTGCTCTTATTGAGGTTGTTCCAGAATGA
- a CDS encoding flavodoxin — protein sequence MASIGVLYGSTTGATQEVAEKISQELGATLVDVSSADESALNHDVLILGSSTWGLGELQDDWGSFISELEKADLSGKKVAFFGTGDQEGFSDTFVDAMGLLYDAVADKGVTVIGKCPTDGYSGGGLAIRDGQFVGLPIDNTNQEDLTEDRVSAWIEKLRAEM from the coding sequence ATGGCCAGTATTGGAGTTCTGTACGGAAGCACCACCGGAGCCACCCAAGAGGTGGCAGAGAAGATTTCTCAGGAGTTGGGTGCCACCCTCGTGGATGTAAGCTCGGCTGACGAAAGCGCCCTGAACCACGATGTATTGATTCTGGGTTCGTCTACCTGGGGACTTGGCGAACTCCAGGACGACTGGGGAAGCTTTATCTCCGAGCTGGAGAAAGCCGACCTCTCGGGCAAGAAAGTTGCTTTCTTCGGCACCGGCGATCAGGAGGGCTTCAGCGACACGTTTGTCGACGCCATGGGCCTTCTGTACGACGCCGTAGCCGATAAGGGCGTCACCGTCATCGGCAAATGCCCGACCGACGGCTATTCCGGCGGCGGACTGGCCATTCGCGACGGCCAGTTTGTGGGCCTGCCTATTGACAACACAAACCAGGAGGATCTCACCGAGGACCGGGTATCTGCCTGGATCGAAAAACTTCGCGCTGAGATGTAA